In the Gossypium arboreum isolate Shixiya-1 chromosome 10, ASM2569848v2, whole genome shotgun sequence genome, one interval contains:
- the LOC108488185 gene encoding LOW QUALITY PROTEIN: uncharacterized protein LOC108488185 (The sequence of the model RefSeq protein was modified relative to this genomic sequence to represent the inferred CDS: deleted 2 bases in 1 codon; substituted 1 base at 1 genomic stop codon): MGVGYLISDDDCISVSVSVSLLIDCKSNKVLFAEAGKDFVDFLFNLLCLPLGTVTKLLKTNSMVGSMVGSHGSLYESIEKLSETYMQPNQNKDSLLNPRAPTPASGVPLLLGYDAGRKVYMCPNSYHRDVADDSGMACPQCKKRMETEVTVVGPNVGKGETTDGGGFVKGVVTYMVMNDLAVKPMSTVSSIXFTMLNKFNVKDVGALQEKVVDLGMNEALRLLKDSLESKTVLTSVFLGNKKF, encoded by the exons atgggggtaggatatcTGATTTCTGATGATGATTGTATTTCTGTATCTGTATCTGTATCT CTCCTTATTGACTGCAAGAGTAACAAAGTCCTTTTTGCTGAAGCAGGGAAAGATTTTGTTGATTTTCTATTTAACCTCCTTTGTTTGCCTCTTGGCACTGTTACTAAGCTTCTCAAAACAAACTCCATGGTGGGTTCTATGGTGGGTTCTCATGGAAGCCTGTACGAGAGTATCGAAAAGCTCAGTGAAACCTACATGCAACCCAACCAAAACAAAGATTCATTGCTCAACCCTAGGGCTCCAACTCCAGCTTCTGGTGTCCCACTCTTGCTTGGTTATGATGCGGGTAGGAAAGTGTACATGTGTCCTAACAGTTATCATCGCGATGTGGCTGATGATTCGGGCATGGCTTGTCCTCAGTGTAAGAAACGGATGGAGACTGAGGTGACGGTTGTAGGTCCAAATGTCGGGAAAGGAGAAACAACTGATGGAGGAGGATTTGTGAAAGGGGTAGTGACATATATGGTGATGAACGATTTGGCTGTTAAACCAATGTCTACAGTCTCCAGCATT TAATTTACTATGCTCAACAAGTTCAATGTTAAGGATGTTGGAGCACTTCAAGAGAAGGTTGTTGATTTGGGAATGAATGAG GCGTTGAGGTTGCTTAAGGATTCCTTGGAGTCCAAGACAGTATTGACAAGTGTCTTTTTGGGCAACAAAAAATTCTGA